One Primulina huaijiensis isolate GDHJ02 chromosome 5, ASM1229523v2, whole genome shotgun sequence DNA segment encodes these proteins:
- the LOC140976938 gene encoding large ribosomal subunit protein uL10c-like — protein MEATLFTNPSSKPPPSIYLSSADAFSLKSHFNNPFLASIHRTKFSSKPSPSPRIRAAISRTKKEETVEKVKEELQDCFLVAGISYKGFTVKQFQDFRSQLPETSKLLVAKNTLVLKAIEGTKWESLKPCMKGMNAWLFVHSEEIPAALKPYRAFQKEKKLEENDFTGAVFEGKYYGPEEVKVLENLPTRAEVYAQILGSLKGPASAVVGTIQAPARDLIMVLKAYCKKL, from the coding sequence ATGGAGGCTACCCTCTTCACCAACCCCTCCTCCAAACCACCGCCGTCTATATACCTTTCCTCAGCCGATGCCTTTTCGCTCAAATCCCACTTCAATAACCCTTTCCTCGCCTCCATCCACCGCACCAAATTCTCTTCCAAGCCTTCACCTTCACCCAGAATCCGAGCAGCCATCAGCCGCACCAAGAAGGAGGAAACGGTGGAAAAGGTAAAGGAAGAACTCCAAGACTGCTTCCTCGTTGCAGGCATTAGTTACAAGGGATTCACGGTCAAACAGTTTCAAGATTTCAGAAGCCAACTCCCCGAGACCTCCAAACTTTTGGTCGCCAAGAATACCCTTGTGCTTAAAGCCATAGAAGGCACAAAATGGGAGTCTCTGAAGCCGTGCATGAAGGGTATGAACGCTTGGCTTTTTGTGCACAGTGAAGAAATCCCGGCTGCGTTGAAGCCGTACAGAGCTTTTCAGAAGGAGAAAAAATTGGAAGAGAATGACTTTACGGGAGCCGTTTTTGAAGGGAAATACTATGGGCCTGAGGAGGTAAAGGTGTTGGAGAATTTGCCGACGAGGGCTGAAGTATATGCGCAGATTTTGGGTTCCTTGAAGGGTCCTGCTTCAGCTGTTGTGGGCACTATTCAGGCCCCGGCTAGGGATTTGATCATGGTGCTCAAGGCATACTGCAAGAAGTTGTAG
- the LOC140976937 gene encoding dirigent protein 24-like → MVRVFKLTSKKIKSILCFLLLVTTMANSVRILDEVSPQIPLPDDAPITSDTTPPEIDNPGVASVVAPTTTQSSPPATVVPPNPSIEAQPTAPVIDPVPGTDDTQTPPISTASPVTTPVTTSPGGATGLTGGATTTGHPTLSFFMHDILGGSSPSGRVVTGIVANYDTNNLPFSKPNNQIFPINGGVPLNTINGVINNNNFPSLVGLNGSPTNTLLQNNGNNNIVNGGNNQAFVTAGQLPAGVTLQQLMFGSVTVVDNELTEGHELGSVVLGKAQGFYLASSSDGSSHTLALTAMFHGHDHEIDDTISFFGVHRTASPISHIVVIGGTGIYENARGYATIETLPHEDQHTTDGLETITHFTVYLTP, encoded by the coding sequence ATGGTTCGAGTTTTCAAACTTACATCCAAGAAAATCAAATCAATCTTGTGTTTCTTGCTGCTAGTAACTACAATGGCAAACTCTGTACGAATTCTTGATGAAGTCAGCCCACAAATTCCACTCCCAGATGATGCTCCCATTACGTCTGATACTACACCACCGGAGATTGACAACCCTGGCGTGGCATCCGTGGTGGCGCCTACCACAACTCAGTCAAGCCCTCCCGCCACCGTTGTGCCACCAAATCCTTCTATCGAGGCACAACCTACTGCTCCTGTCATAGATCCCGTTCCTGGGACTGACGACACTCAGACGCCACCAATCAGTACTGCATCACCTGTAACCACCCCTGTTACCACATCACCTGGCGGAGCCACTGGATTAACTGGTGGAGCTACCACAACCGGCCACCCTACATTGTCCTTTTTCATGCACGACATccttggtggttcaagcccatcTGGCCGGGTGGTGACTGGCATCGTGGCCAACTATGACACCAACAACCTGCCATTTTCGAAGCCCAACAACCAAATATTCCCCATCAATGGCGGGGTACCCCTCAATACCATCAATGGAGTCATCAATAACAACAACTTTCCTTCCCTCGTTGGCTTAAATGGTTCCCCTACCAACACTCTCCTCCAAAATAACGGCAACAACAACATCGTGAATGGCGGAAACAACCAGGCCTTTGTCACGGCAGGACAGCTGCCAGCAGGGGTAACCCTCCAACAGCTCATGTTTGGATCAGTAACAGTGGTCGACAATGAGCTAACAGAAGGGCATGAGCTGGGATCCGTGGTTCTTGGAAAAGCTCAAGGGTTTTACTTGGCAAGTTCTTCTGATGGAAGTAGCCACACACTAGCCTTAACAGCAATGTTTCATGGCCACGATCATGAAATTGATGACACCATTAGTTTCTTCGGAGTTCACAGAACAGCATCTCCAATTTCACATATTGTGGTAATTGGAGGAACTGGAATATACGAAAATGCTAGAGGGTATGCCACTATCGAAACTCTTCCACATGAGGATCAGCACACCACCGATGGTCTCGAGACAATTACACATTTCACTGTTTATCTTACTCCATAG